The following are encoded together in the Streptomyces sp. NBC_00358 genome:
- a CDS encoding carbohydrate ABC transporter permease has product MTLVKDSPPDAPETRPAAAAPERRRGRRDNLAGYLFMSPWIAGFLLLTAGPMAASLYFAFTDYNLFDAPRWVGFDNFTTMFDDPRWQKSVEVTAKYVVIGTPLKLLLALGVALLLAQSRRGQAFYRAAFYAPSLIGASVSVGFVWRALFSDGAVVDRAQSFLGLHTGGWVGDPGWVLYSLIALTVWQFGAPMVIFLAGLKQVPKELYEAAEMDGAGPLRRFWSITLPMISPVLFFNVLLETIHSFQIFGSAYVVSNTTCGPADATLVYTCYLYQKGFKESQMGFASAMAWMLLLAVALVTAVLFWSQKRWVHYEEDSR; this is encoded by the coding sequence GTGACGCTCGTCAAGGACTCCCCGCCCGACGCGCCGGAGACACGCCCCGCGGCCGCCGCCCCCGAAAGGCGCCGGGGACGCCGGGACAATCTCGCCGGCTATCTCTTCATGTCGCCCTGGATCGCGGGCTTCCTGCTGCTGACCGCGGGCCCGATGGCGGCCTCCCTCTACTTCGCCTTCACCGACTACAACCTCTTCGACGCGCCGCGGTGGGTCGGCTTCGACAACTTCACCACGATGTTCGACGATCCCCGGTGGCAGAAGTCGGTCGAGGTGACGGCCAAGTACGTCGTGATCGGAACCCCGCTCAAACTGCTGCTGGCGCTCGGGGTGGCCCTGCTCCTCGCGCAGAGCCGCCGCGGCCAGGCCTTCTACCGGGCCGCGTTCTACGCCCCGTCACTGATCGGCGCGAGCGTCTCGGTCGGCTTCGTCTGGCGGGCGCTGTTCTCCGACGGCGCCGTCGTGGACCGTGCGCAGTCGTTCCTCGGTCTCCACACCGGAGGCTGGGTCGGAGACCCGGGCTGGGTGCTCTACAGCCTGATCGCGCTCACCGTCTGGCAGTTCGGCGCCCCCATGGTCATCTTCCTGGCCGGGCTCAAACAGGTGCCGAAGGAGCTCTACGAGGCGGCGGAGATGGACGGCGCGGGACCGCTGCGCAGGTTCTGGAGCATCACGCTGCCGATGATCTCCCCGGTGCTGTTCTTCAACGTGCTGCTGGAGACCATCCACTCGTTCCAGATCTTCGGATCGGCCTACGTGGTCTCCAACACCACCTGCGGTCCGGCGGACGCCACGCTCGTCTACACCTGCTACCTCTACCAAAAGGGCTTCAAGGAGTCCCAGATGGGCTTCGCCTCCGCCATGGCCTGGATGCTGCTGCTCGCCGTCGCGCTGGTGACGGCCGTCCTCTTCTGGTCGCAGAAGCGCTGGGTGCACTACGAGGAGGACTCCCGATGA